One Ranitomeya variabilis isolate aRanVar5 chromosome 4, aRanVar5.hap1, whole genome shotgun sequence genomic window, gccaattatatatggagcattatatggggcccattatacatggagcatcttatggggccaattatttttggagcattatatgggacccattctttaaggagcatcatatggggcccattctgtatggagcaatatatgggactcagtatactgtatgggggcaatcatatactgtatggagcattatatgaggcccattatatatggagcaatagatggggcccatcatatactgtatggagaattatatgtggctcactatactgtatggagcattatatggggtcaattccgtatggagcaatatatgcggctcattctgtatggagcactctgtggtgcccattatactgtatggagcattatatgaggctcattattctgcatggagcataatattgggctcattattctgtttggagcaatatatggagctcattattctgtatagaggactatactgtccggtttatgagctaatgtagaatgtacaatagatatcactcatgtaatgtacagtaagaagtaagtgaaatctttggcattgtactatacctatattcctCTGCCGTAtcagtgcattatgaattgtggtatgtgttgaaGGGGCTCAcccggactctttcgcccagggcccatgaaaacctggagccggcactgaagaccccccacaggccgccccggaccacgagcatatcattaactcaaaactacaaataaagattacacaacaaccacaagacggatttcatcaaccaaggtatcattttaattagtataacggcaccaacctgacattgtctgtaggttactgtgcacaatcctgctgacaggtttaatTTAACAATTCCCTGTGTGACCTTAGTGGATTAAGGTACTTTTTTGGGATATAAATGCTAGAAACATCTTCCCAACCTTCAATTTTAGTGAAAAAGCCTTGCAGATGAGTGGTGAAATGTCTTTAGTTTTAAATCGAGTTGATATCACCATTGCTTGATGCGCTATCATCTAGATCAGTGGTTTCCAACCCATATGTTTCAAAACTAAAATAACCATCATACAGCTGGGAGCTGTAGTTCCTCAACAACTGGAGAAACACAGATTTCCAGATTTCAGGCCACTAATCTAGATGCACTTAAAGGTttcaggaaaacccctttaagaagtgTTCCAACACCTTAGGGTactttcccatggtcagtaaacactttgggttggacgctgcgtacttgtgaGGCGTCCAaaccacagcatccagatgttatagcatagtggaagggatttcaagaaatcccatgcccactgtacgTGCTGAGACGCCTGCGGAtcacctgcggagacagacatgcggcgcgtctttccagactgcagcatgtcaatttatcttgtggcgacttgagtctccgcaagataaatatcaccaatCCAATGTATTAGGCTCAGTGAATTCGCACAGTTCAGAGAactcatgcggaatcacctgtgttcaatagccatcagcgctttggatgcagcggacatgtgctgcgtccaaagcgctgccgattactgactgtgggaacataccttcAGACCAGATCCCTCAATGCAGCAGAATTGCTTTTTGGTGAGATAATAGCAAAGAGACTAATGTGAAAACCCTATAAATGGGCACAAATAAAACAATTTACATTTCTGCTTatattgaaataaatacacataacatcaaattattttttaataaaaacctATATTTATTAATACAGTATCTAATAATTAAGGCAAGAATCTTTCAGAATCAGCTGTTTCCATTCAATTACACAGGAATTGCAGCCACCTGTCAACACAAGGGAGATGTCTTGTAATTCGAATCAGTTTAATGTACATTACCATGGCCGACATCACTTCTTTTCTACTAATTGTAGAGTGATCTCCTTACAGCTTTTTGACTTTGAACAATCTTTAAAATAGAGAGTTATGGGTTACTATTCAATTTCCAGATATTCTCTGATTATAGATTATTAGACTAAGATAAATAAATTCCACTGTTTTGGTCAGGATCTCTATAGAGTGTCCAATAACAATTATAGATTAAGGGGGGATTGTCACACTAGTGCTAATAACGGATGAGTGAAAGCTGCTGATACCGGACAGGTGAACCAGAAAAAATCTAAAGAAATTAGGTATTGCGCTAAAACCACTGAAACAAAGTTATAATGTAGGTTATATACCCTATTGTGCCCACAGATAACCGCTAATGAAACTGCCAGAATTGATTACTACCACTTATGGAGAAAATGATAGACACTTACTTTTAAAATTAGGTCGTGGAAGATGGTGTCAATAGGTGTTATAACCTGCGGGTGTGGATGCTGAAGGTTCCGGACAATCAGACGGCAGGAGACCTGTAGTGGTGTTGCAAACGCGCAGAGCCAGAAGCACCACCGGCCGGGGTGCTTCTGGCTCTGCGCGTTTGCAACACCACTACAGGTCTCCTGCCGTCTGATTGTCCGGAACCTTCAGCATCCACACCCGCAGGTTATAACACCTATTGACACCATCTTCCACGACCTAATTTTAAAAGTAAGTGTCTATCATTTTCTCCATACGTGGTAGTAATCAATTCTGGCAGTTTCATTAGTGGTTATCTGTGGGCACAATAGGGTATATAACCTACATTATAAGTTTGTTTCAGTGGTTTTAGCGCGATACCTCATTTCTTTTAACAATTATAGATTATCAGCTCAGGATCATTAAGGGCTTTTACACTTATCTTTCACATGAATGTCAAATACTAAGTCAGGGTTAGTATGAAATGTTTACTGATCTTTTGATTATCTGATCGAGAGATCGAGATCAGTGCTAGACTTTTACAGAATTCTACATGGCCTAGTACAACCTTCCCCAGCCATTATTGTATCCCTTGTAGAACGGTGTCACAGTTTTTGGTCAGCATTGGCTTTCCCCTGATCAGTAAAATATACTAAAATAAAAAgtctgttttcttcttttttttgtccAAAATTCTTTACACAAAGGGTTAAGAAATATTTGCGATAAATGAATGTGTTAAATTTCCATCAATCCACAAATGTCTTTTAAAATTCGGTTTATAGGCTTGGGTTTTGGATCTCCATCCACAATGTGCAGTTCATACCCTTAGTTGTAAATATTATGTAAATGGAATGTAAATCTATTGGTTATGCTTCGGGTATCAAATCTGTTCAGAAAGAGAAAAGCAAATtgtattaaaaagaaaaatatCAGCTACAATGTTGACCCCTGGTGTCTGCTTAGCGTATCAACTAGGTAGAAATTTGGACAATCATGTTGTTATGGGTTAGTGAGGATCTTATGTGGAATTATTAAGAAGGCTCCTATGTAAGGACAGATAATGTAAAGGCACACATGTAATTTGTCTGTATAAAACGATGATGGCAAAGGTCATAGACTTCATTGATCGGTTAATACTGTTTATTTAAGAGAAAGGGACAAAGGATTTTTCTCTAAAGTTGTAAGTTCTAATGACAGTTAAAGGTGTTGTCTCATAAATCTATGATTGCCAGGGGTCTGACTGCAGAGACCCCCACAGAATGGGCTATCAATGCTCTATTAACTGTCTATGATGCTTTATTCACACGGGATCTAACATCATGAGCACATCTAGTAGATGACTACACTAAATTTGTCACCAGGAGTTTGGTCATTCTGATGTCCCACCAAagcaaagggttttttttttaactgatttcAAGGCCTAATCTAATCTAAAATATTTGAAGTTAGATATCAAGATGGATAAAGGTGTCACCTTTTTGTTGTTTTGTGTATTTGTTGGACTCTGCCCACTCTATCTGTCCAACACTTACATCTTAAAGAATCCTGACCCAAGTCTTATTTTCATACCTAGTACGGATGTCATTATGGTGCCTAAAATTGGAATAGGATGATCTTGCAAGGAAAGTTCTCTAAAGATTTTTTCAAAGAAAAAGATTACTGTCCTACtcggcattagtgatgagcaagtgtactcgttgctcgggttttccctagcacgctcgggtggtgtccgagtatttgactgctcggggatttagttttcctcgcagcagctggatgatttgcgactgttagacagtttgattacatgtgggaattccctagcaaccaggcaacccccacatgtactcaggctgggtagtagctgtaaatcattcagctgaggtgatgaaaattaaatctctgaacactaacaaataatcggaggtcacccaagcatgctaggggaaaacccgagcaaagagtacacttgctcatcactactcagcattATTTCATGAAGTTTGATTCCAAAAGATATATGAACGTAGGGGGTTCATTCAAGTGATACTTCTAACTTAATTTTTGAATATGCTCAATTACAATCCACTTCATTTTTGGAAGATTTTTGATTGGACCTTTTGCCattttgatatgtaaatgaggataTGTAATCCGTGTATTTATTCCCCTGTTGTGTCTTAGTGTTTGTGGTCCATGAACTAAGGTGAAAGTCCACCTAAATATTAGGCAGTGTCACTAAGTTGTCTTTAACACTATATATTCTATATTTACTACATTTGGTCATTTTTTCTATGCATATACAGGCAAGAAAAACATTTTTGTACAAGTATTAGAAAATGTGAGAACAATACATCTTCTTTTGTGATGTTATGAAACTCTGAAATGGCAGCATTAAGATAAACTTTCCAGCTTAAGTGTTAAGTCATAGGGTAAGCAAATGGCAAAAATAACATTTGCACCCTTAACTGCAAGTCTCTACAAGAgtcaaaccacagtgcttagcgtaGAGGGCTCCTCAGTGTGTCTCTGCTTGCTTGGCAGGGATTTGAGGTACTCAAGATGGCGTCGGGCATCCTCCTGGTTCTGGCGTACATAATACACCAAGTATGAGATGACCATGGCAAACCATCCAAACATTGTGACTAGCATGGCCACATCGGTGGTTCTCTTATAAGCATTGCACAAGTCCACATCTTTAACCACCTGCAGGAAAGGTTTTCCTGCATGTTCCTCTAGCACAGAACTAGCGCAGACAATCCCATTGGAGGAAGTTGGGTCTAATTCAACCATCCGGATCAATTCCTGAAGATCACAGTCACACATCCAAGGGTTGCCTGAAAGATTGGTTCTGGCCTTCAAGTTAGCAAAGATCTCCTTGTTGACTGACACTAGCTTGTTGGAAGACAGGTCTAGTGAAAGTAAATGATCGCTCAAACCCCTGAGAGCAGTAGCATCCAGGTGACCCAAGGAATTGTGTGAAAGATCTAGCTCCATAAGAACTGGGAGGTTGCGGAAAGCATCTGAAGGGAGGTAGGTAATCTGGTTGAAGTCTAAATATAGGCGATTAGTGTCATTAGGAATGTCTTTCGGTACTTCTGTGAGCTGGGCATTGCTGCACCTCAGAGTCTTGTACCCGTCCTCCTGGGAGGAATGGCAGCCTTTGGGAAATGTTGTGGCTGGCTGAAAGCAGAGAGACATGAGGACCAAACTGTGTAGAAGCAGCCATGTTGCCAGTGAGCGTCGAAGGTACCAGTCCAAGAAAGGCATGGCAGGCCAGCAGCATACTCAGAGGGTTGAGATTATAAGGATAGTGCTCAGGACTGGGGGAACCCGGGGTATTTACATCTTttctagaagaaaaaaaaacaccaagaGTGAATTTGATAGCATATTTGTATTTATGAAATATCTTTCAGTATGGGCTTCTCTCCTAGCATCATAAAACCTCTTACAATTTTGAAATTAGGACAAGTCCTATATCATCCAGACTCCAATAAGACTTTCCAGCTCTGTATTTCTCCTATTACACAAACATCAGATATCAAGACATGTAACTCTCACCTCTGCCTAATACAGAGGCGAGGGCACAAGCCACCCCACTCCTCCTTTTACATaaaacaccttctcatgtaaacctGAGAGGATAGCTGTCATGTCCTCCTTAATCCCTCCTGTACCGATAAGGGAGTATTGTCTTCTCATCCTCTTCCATTACATAACGTAATCTCTTTTTCTTCGCTTGCCATAAATCTAGACAAGACATATGCAGAAGACGGTTTCTCTGTTTTGATTTGACTAGACAAGTTTTTGTTAGGGACAGCAGAAGCTGCATCGTTTTGGCACCAGCGGCAATATGCCAGGATGATTGTGCTAGGTTGGATTTTTATTATGTAACCACGGCTTTAAATCACCTTTACAGCAAAAATTGCTTTTTGACAAATAAGGATATAACTACAACTTATACAATAAAATTAATCAAAAATTATATGTACCAAAAAATAGTACcatttaaaaataatacaattcAATTGTATAAAAAAAACATGGCTGATGCATAAACCAAATGGAGACTCCAAGAAGGAGATAGTAGAAAGGGAATGTGCCACCAAAAATTATGTAAGTTTTAAATCAACTTTTTGTGTTAACTgtattttttaatgtgtttttcatATCACATTTTATatgaaaattaaaaataagaaatcttgcagttttcatcgAGGCTATTTAGACTCTGTTTTCCAATTCTTTCAGGAATtcgacatgtacattagcagcggtTGACTGACATAGACCATATCTTTTGTATTCTAGCATCTAATGAGAGTGGGAAagggtcagatgtgacatcacctaatgtgattGGTAGattctgtgtatagaggtgttacctatcattctgcctctgatgataagactTCCGAAAacccttcctgaaaggacaggaagtatgagtctaaagtaGACCCAGTAGctagtatgaaaattgcaagattcctAATGATGTTTTTTATATTCTTAAACAGATTGTAATATGGAAAAATAAaattcccatgttttagactgtacatgaaacacaaaaaaaaattaattaaacctCAGGGCATTTCTTGAAGATACGTACCTCCTTATGTTAAAGGGGTTGATCAAAACTTTATAAGATCCTTTCATGTGAACAAATTGCGATAGATAAGCTCTTTTATAAATATCATGCATGGACAACCCCTTCACTCTTTGGGTGGGAGTAGACATGAGCCTCATCATGTCTATACTCCTATATGCACGATTTGCACTTTATGTGATCTAACGTATGGGGATTTATCTTTGCTGTCAGTCTAATCTGTACCATATTATTACTTTTATGCTTGAATTAACTGTTTTGTTTTTATACTTTTGCAACCATTTCGATCCAATAAGGGTCGAACACAGAAGAGATACTTTAAAAAAGTATCACTTTATTCAACAAAATTTAAAAACATACAAACAAGCAGAACAAATCACAGAAAGGGAAGCTGCTAGGACCCAGAGCTATTGTAAGTATAACAACAAAAGTACTTATACAACACCTAAATAGATATAATGTTGATACCACGGTCTCTATATCAAAAATGCATGCCAACCCAGTAAGGGTTACACCAATAAGGCTGATAATTTCATACAAGTGTTATCTAATCATGCTCTAAAGAGGTATATAATTAGTTCAAGGCAAATATATGTAGAGACACACAAAAAAAGAGGTTTATGCAAAATGCAATATCAATATCTCAATGTAGGCATTCATATATAATAATTGTAACATTTATGGCAATTAATTGTTAGGCCCCCACTGATTACCGAATAGCACTATATAGATCTCGATTGATTATAAGTTGGCCCCTAATTTTATATCAATATCAATAGTGGGTGAGGGTGTGAAAAAAAGTCCCACTCAATATAACAATATAACCAACTAGGCAAAAAATAGCAAGAGCAAACAAATACATTCAAAGGAGATCCTTTCCTATAGGTGTAAGTGCACTGAATGGCTGATTATTTCCGTAGTATACTTATCATAACAATTCAGTCATAATGTATCAAGCCAAAAGTAAAGTGCCATTGCAGGAAAAAGTGCAGTGCAAAGAGGGTAAAAATACCTATTCCTCTGGGCTCTGTGGGTCCTCACTGGTCTGGATCCAAAAGgcagcgtcccctcaccccgacacgcgtttcgccgccagcttcttccgaggGCGAAATCGATTATATGATACATATACCTATATATACCATTCATGCTTATTATAAAaagtatttatatttatatatattttagtcCTGGCACATTTTTTGTTGAGTTGGTTTTGGGACTCCTTACCGTCAGCGTTACAAGGGCTTCtcttatgatattgatgacctgtcacGATAGGTCATCAGTATGAAATTGGTGCTAGCCCACCACCCTGCACCTCCACCGGTCAGCTGTTTTCAGCTTTGGCAGCAGCCAGGTGTAAACAATGAACGTAGGCAGAACAGCAAAGCGCCATTCACTATGTTGTGGCAGTTGCTCAGAACTGCAGCTCAGCCCATATCTACTTCCTTAGGAGATGTGCTGCAGTACCAAAGAATGTCCACTACACAGTGAACTTTGCAGTATGCTCACGTCCCGTCACCGCCAGAGTcaaaaacagctgatcagtgggagtgCCAGGTTTTGgatccccaccaatctgatattgatggttaggtcatcaatatcataagcCTTTAAAGCTCCTTTAAAATTTTGTAGAATTTCTTGAATTCAATTACTCTTGAACCCTTTAAGGAAGAAATATAACTTATCTGAGATGACTGGTAATTAGCATTTTTTAATCTATTATGCCTGGCTTCAACTAGTAACAACTAGCTTCTTCCAACTTTCCCACCTCACTTCCTATCACGGAACTCTGCAATTAATTATTTACTTTCTGCTGGAAATGACCTTTTCACATGAATTAATCAATACCTCATAGGTAGAGTAATTACTATACAAAATTAATCGTCAGTCTGTATAGGATAGAGAAGGCTTACTTCTCTCCTAGATTTGGCAAGAAAACAAGAATACATCGCACAGTGTGAAATTGGCCAACCACACTTAGGGCCATCAGCCATATCCTGTCACTTCCCCAAACAGGTCAAAGAAAGACAGTAAGCTTCCAAACCATTTCCATGGGGCAATAAAGGATCATTATGAAATCCAACATGCTTGATCTTTGTTTCATTAGTTGGATTGCTCCATATACATGATATTACTGCCAAATCCCACCAACAATTATCTATTATGTATGGCCAGCATCTAGCATTACCTCCTGTTTCTATACATGTGCCCTCTTATAATGCAGGTGGGGTTTGAGCACTGTGTAGTCAGATCAGCATCAAATCATCAAAATGTTTACAACATCAAAAGGTGAGTATGTTGCTTTTGTTAAAGAAAGTGACCAAATCATATGCATGGTATTAATATGGAGCTCACCTTACAGATTACAAGTTAGCCACAAGCCTTCAGTTGGCACAAGTTAAATCAACAGGTAAGCATACTGTGCAACATGACAAGACTGCCTGTTGTTACATGGGCGGCATCGTCTGCCTGTCTGTTCAGCCAAATAGCATGAGCGTAATGATGAGTTTGATGAAGATTAGGTATAATTTGCAAGCAGCTGCAGGGACTAGAGGATTCAATTCGAACCAGGGCAACATCTGCATGTACTTTACGTATGTTTCTAATGCTTAAGGCTTTCTCAAAATACTTCATTTACTCCTCAGCCCGATGAAGCAAGGGTTAaatgcaggggcgtacatagatttcacagggccccatagcaaaattgagcaaaggcccccccccccccgaagaagggaggggaataggtggcgcgcgtagcgcgccgaaaatttgcatgttaagccatgccccctccacagccacaccccctccacagccacaccctctccacagccacaccccccaattactaatttatatggcgaaggcaataaaaaatagacttaccagaaagcagcattgcaggagaaagcagcattgcattgcagtaatagataaaatgaattcaacctAAAAAAGTGAAACTATTATTATTTGCCATCCCCAATACAGTGTGATCCTAAACATTTATTCACTTTAGTATGATACATTTGTGTATATTTGAGGATACACCagaataagcagcgtacattatatgtgtacatgtgaggacacaccagtatacaccagtataagcagtgtacattatatgtgtacatgtgaggacacaccagtagacaccagtataagcagcgtacattatatgtgtacatgtgaggacacaccagtagacaccagtataagcagcgtacattatatgtgtacatgtgaggacacaccagtagacaccagtataagcagtgtacattatatgtgtacatgtgaggacaccccagtagacaccagtataagcagcgtacattatatgtgaatGTAAAGTGCTGTGCCTGTTTGAcatgtgaggacaccccagtatacaccagtataagcagcgtacattatatgtgaggacaccccagtatacaccagtataagcagcgtacattatatgtgaggacaccccagtagacaccagtataagcagcgtacattataccgtgtttccccgaaagtaagaccctgtcttacattaattttaccccaataagtgccaccctgtcttactttcgggggaggtcttacattagccgaaggtaactgcagcggcttcgtcaggggaagtgagtgtAGTGGTGGTAAGAACCTACATACCATATATACGGACCAATCATCATCCGGAGTGTATACAGCTGGGTTGCCGCCATGCAGGAGGCGGAAGTGAGGAAATGCGCGCTGATCGCATAGAGGGAGGAATAGACGCCGGAAGTATAAGAAGTCTCCATGGAGATACCCAGACCCAAGGAAATGGGCCGACCGGAACGAGGACGGGGGAGAAGGGAaagaaaggggaggaagaaaaaacacACTGAGCTGTGCTGGGGCTTGTAGTCTGCCTGCAGGAGATCACTGCTCCCATATGGGTCTGCAGGCATTGGTGCACTGTGCCCCTCTCTCTGCTCCTGGCATGGCTGCACTATGGGGCCCCACATGGGAAAAGTGCCTGCACCACACAGCTGTGGCCCCTGGTGCACGTGGCCTGTATGGAGCGGCCGTACTTGTCTCCATCGCCCTAAGATGCTGATCCTCAGTGAGGTAAAGACCCCACTGGTGCGACACTGGCTGCTCCGTATTAGGGAAGCGCTCCTTCCTGGCTCCACactcccccatcatggtatatttattagggaagacctccaggcctcctTGTATACATTGTTGGTGCTCGCTCTCTAGAGGGGCCGGATGTGGAGTCAGGGTCTCGCACGGTAGAGGGGCTGGCTGCGGTGTAGGGGGCTTGCACAGTAGATGGGCCGGCTGCAGAGTCAGGGTCTCTCACAGTAGATGGGCCGGCTGTGGTGTCGGGGGCTCTCACTGTAGAGGGGCCGGCTGCAGAGTCGGGGGCtcgcacagacagctctctccatgtaaaaaaaaaaacgctacatacgcaccttctgtcgtccttcatgtccctcggcgcttgccgcactgactgtctcagcgccggccggccgtaacagcggtgcccagcggtgaaccgctgttactgcaggttcaccgctggactctgctttacggccggacgtcgCTGAGACAGTcactacggcaagctccaggggacgtgacggacaacagacggtgagtatgtagtgttttttttttttacttttaccatggtatccatggtaaatatcgggttactaagcgcggccctgcgcttagtaacccgatgtttaccatggataccagtgaagacatcacatttcacagcggccccccaaccctgccttacattcgggggaggccttacattgaaggacccccccgtaacccccaccctgtcttactttcgggggggtcctactttcggggaaacacggtatgtgaGGAGTCCAGGAGCGAGCAGCCGTCGGTCGCAAAGGGTGcacggtgacgtcacttccggtcgctcggAAATGAGATCACCGCGCCCCCTATGTGACCTTCCCCCTCCAACTGCAGCGCAGC contains:
- the LRRC3C gene encoding leucine-rich repeat-containing protein 3C, translated to MPFLDWYLRRSLATWLLLHSLVLMSLCFQPATTFPKGCHSSQEDGYKTLRCSNAQLTEVPKDIPNDTNRLYLDFNQITYLPSDAFRNLPVLMELDLSHNSLGHLDATALRGLSDHLLSLDLSSNKLVSVNKEIFANLKARTNLSGNPWMCDCDLQELIRMVELDPTSSNGIVCASSVLEEHAGKPFLQVVKDVDLCNAYKRTTDVAMLVTMFGWFAMVISYLVYYVRQNQEDARRHLEYLKSLPSKQRHTEEPSTLSTVV